Proteins co-encoded in one Arachis hypogaea cultivar Tifrunner chromosome 13, arahy.Tifrunner.gnm2.J5K5, whole genome shotgun sequence genomic window:
- the LOC112732659 gene encoding homeobox protein BEL1 homolog: MVSSSSGGFCYTYSDNPGGGGGSGFVSDSEMEMKWKTLFANNEPPPPTCFDLILQNTPSQGLSLSLSSNNPSSISLQSFPLRQQHHEMALQGHYSLKASRFLLPAQQLLNEFCSLGTKQLNNQLIKRNKNNTNPPPLTSLDLVELHKRKAKLLVMLQEVDTRYEHYCNQMKGVVASFEAMAGEGAATVYSALALKAMSRHFRCLKDGILEQIEATRKGMGEKDPIAPGTTKGQTPRLRIIDQALRQQRAFHQTISMESHPWRPQRGLPERSVSLLRAWLFEHFLHPYPSDVDKHILARQTGLSRSQVSNWFINARVRLWKPMVEEMYLEEEKEAAAASSEGGGGSNTEDFQNLSPNSAARPEDQKPRLLRIDSECMSSIINNSDHRKDNHQQMNQQEEEQYLGRGVADTFGSVEIDFSSYPQGFNNSGGGAVSLTLGLQQHGGNGVSLAFPPETHHQHQASMFYSSRDQIIEDCSQPVQYSLLDGEAHAMPYRNLMGTQLLHDLAG, translated from the exons atggtttCATCATCAAGTGGTGGATTCTGCTACACCTACAGCGATAATcctggaggaggaggaggaagcgGCTTTGTATCTGATTCGGAGATGGAGATGAAGTGGAAAACCTTGTTCGCCAACAACGAACCACCACCTCCTACTTGTTTTGATCTAATACTCCAAAACACGCCAAGCCAAGGCCTTTCACTATCTCTTAGCTCAAACAAcccttcttctatttctctccaATCTTTTCCCCTAAGACAACAACATCATGAGATGGCGCTGCAAGGCCATTACTCGCTCAAGGCCTCCAGGTTCTTGCTACCGGCACAGCAACTCCTCAACGAGTTCTGTAGCCTAGGAACCAAGCAACTCAATAATCAACTCATCAAGCGTAACAAGAACAACACCAACCCCCCACCTCTTACCTCTCTAGACTTGGTTGAATTGCACAAGAGAAAGGCTAAGCTCCTTGTCATGCTCCAAGAG GTGGATACAAGATACGAGCACTACTGTAATCAGATGAAGGGAGTGGTGGCGTCATTTGAGGCCATGGCGGGGGAGGGAGCGGCCACCGTGTACTCGGCACTTGCGCTCAAGGCCATGTCACGCCACTTCAGATGCTTGAAGGATGGGATACTGGAACAGATAGAGGCCACTCGGAAGGGGATGGGAGAGAAGGATCCAATTGCACCGGGCACCACTAAGGGCCAAACCCCCAGGCTTAGAATCATTGACCAGGCTTTGAGACAGCAAAGGGCTTTTCACCAAACCATCTCCATGGAATCTCATCCCTGGAGACCCCAACGTGGCCTTCCTGAACGTTCCGTTTCTCTTCTCCGCGCTTGGCTTTTCGAGCATTTTCTTCACCC GTACCCAAGTGATGTTGATAAACATATTTTAGCACGCCAAACTGGTCTCTCTAGAAGCCAG GTTTCAAATTGGTTTATCAATGCAAGGGTGAGGCTATGGAAGCCAATGGTGGAGGAAATGTACttggaagaagagaaggaggctGCTGCAGCATCCTCGGAGGGAGGAGGAGGCAGCAACACTGAAGATTTTCAAAACCTATCTCCAAATTCAGCAGCAAGACCAGAGGATCAGAAGCCTCGCCTACTTCGAATCGATTCGGAATGCATGTCCTCAATCATCAACAACTCTGATCATCGCAAAGATAACCATCAGCAGATGAATCAACAAGAGGAGGAACAGTACTTAGGGCGAGGTGTCGCAGACACGTTTGGATCAGTGGAGATTGATTTCTCATCATATCCTCAGGGCTTCAATAACAGTGGAGGAGGTGCGGTTTCTTTGACGCTAGGGTTACAGCAACACGGTGGAAACGGGGTGAGCTTGGCTTTCCCGCCAGAAACTCATCATCAGCATCAGGCCTCCATGTTCTACTCATCAAGGGACCAGATTATTGAAGACTGTAGTCAACCAGTTCAGTACTCTCTTTTGGATGGCGAAGCACACGCCATGCCCTACAGGAATTTGATGGGGACCCAGTTGCTTCATGACTTGGCCGGATAG